Sequence from the Cyanobacteriota bacterium genome:
AATAAGGACTTAAGTCCTTACTACAAGCTATCTGTAACCAGAGTATGGAGAAGCAGTATCACTAGTTCAACTAAACCCATGAGTTCGTAGTAAGGACTTAAGTCCTTACTACAAGCTATCTGTAACCAGAGTATGGAGAAGCAGTATCACTGTTTCAACGATAAGTGGTTGATGATAATTGCCGTTCGCGGTCTAGGGTTTGCAGATAGCGGACTTCATCGTAATACAACGCCTGAAACTTGAGGGCATCAGCATTGAGGTGGTGATAGAGTTGCTCAATATCCTCAGATGAAGGGACGATCGCCCCAGATGACTCAGAGGTATTGGCTTGATTGAGGAGTTGCTCCAGACAATCGCGCACCGACTTGATTCCCTGCTCGCGCCAAACGTTTAAGAGATGACGACAGCGTTTTTCGCAGGCAATACGCTCTAGACTGGCAGCCGCCGTGATGAGGTTTTGTTCCGGGCGAGACAAAACAAGGACATCAGTTTCGCTGGGGTGAAGCAGATGGGTCAGTTGTGCCATTTCTTCGGGAAAGTTGGTGTAGTGGTCTTGCAGGAGATCAAGGAGGTCGATCGTCAACAGCGGAGTCCAATCAATATCACCACTACCGGGATAGTAGGTGACATCCAACCCCGTAAGTTGTTGCTGGCTAGCGAGAATTTGTTGCCAAAGAAACCGATGGTGAGAGAGGCCAAACCCCGGCTCTAGCAGGTCACGACGCTTTAACTCATCCAGCCATCTGAGACGATGATTTGGGCAATGCAGATAGAGCATGAGTAATTGCGCTTCAGCAGCATCCCGCAAGCCAGTAGTGCCAGGACGCTCCCACTTTTGTCCCTGCCCATGCCAGCGTTGGCCCCGTACTTGAGTTCGCAAGTCAGCCTCTAGCTGTAATGCCAGGTGGGCTTCGCCTTGACTAAGCAGTTCAGCACAGCGGTGGATGTAGTAAGTGCGCTGGGAAGCATTAGTGAGGTTGCCCAAAAGTTTCACGATCGCCCCTACTGCCTGCTGAAACTGGTCAGCCTGCCTCAGGTCTCGTCCTAACAGCACCTGCTGAATTTGCCAGTCAAGCCAGAGGGGAGCCTCTTGGAGGAGTTGCTGGTAATCTTCAGGGGTATGTTGCCGGAGAAATTCATCAGGATCCTTGCCATTGGGAAGGTTTAACACCCGCAACTGCACCTGTCCCTGATAAACCAGATGCTCTACTTCACTGATGGCTCGCTCGGTGGCCGTAGTGCCTGCCTTGTCTGCATCAAAGTTAAGGACAATCTGCTTCGATTCGGTGTAGCGTAGCAATTGTTTGACTTGACCAGCGTTCAAAGCTGTACCCAGGGATGCCACTGCGTTAGTGATACCTGCTGCGTGGAGGGCAATTACGTCAAAATAACCTTCTACCACAATGGCTTGGTCTCGCTTGGCAATCATGGCACGAGCTTTGTCTAGCCCAAAGAGAGTCTTACTCTTATCGAATAACTCTGTCTCTGGTGAGTTGAGATACTTGGGCTGTTCGTCCCCTAGGGCACGTCCCCCAAAACCAATAACCCGCCCTTGCAGATCATGAATAGGAATCATGAGCCGATCTCGGAAGCGATCGTAATAGCCATCCCCAGTTTTGCGAGGCACCACTAACCCTGCCCGTTCCACCAGTTCTGCGGGTTTATGTTTATGCTCCACTAGATAGCCCCACAGCGTAGACCACCCCGGCGGAGCATACCCCAGTTGAAACTGTTGGATAGTCTCTTCGGTTAAACTGCGCTTGTCTAGCAAATAGGCTAGGGCTTTTTGCCCAGTTGACTGTCGTAGAGCATGGGCATAAAAGTCTGCCGCCAGAGCCAAAATTTCGTACAGTTGCTCTTGCACTGAAAGCTGCCGCTGGAGTTCCTCGCGATCAGCAACCTCTAGGGTCTTCACTGGCACTTGGTAACGATTTGCCAGGGCTAGCACCACATCTGTAAAGGATTGCTGCCCCAGTTCCATCAAAAACTTGATAGCATTGCCCCCTGCCCCGCAACTGAAGCAGTAGTAGAATTGTTTGCTAGGACTGACGCTAAAGCTAGGAGACTTGTCATCGTGAAAGGGACATAAGCCTACAAAGTCCTTGCCCTGTTTCCGCAGTACCACATGCTCTGATACCACGTCATAAATATCGACGCGCTGCTTTACCTCTGCGATCGTATCCGGATGTAGCCGCATAGCATCCCAGACAAGCTCAATGAACCCTCGTCAAGCAAATAACCAACGGTCAACTCTATTCCGCACTAGCTAGCTCTGGAAAGGTTTGCTTAAACTCCCGTAATAAATCATCAATTTCATCCAGTGCTTGATTGACATCAATGCGCAAAATGCCCAGATTGGGCTGCTCTAGCAACTGCACTAGGACACCGCGCTTGCTCTCGATCACCCGAATTCGCTCTTTCAAAGTTTCTGGGTTCAGCATAGGGAATAGATTAGTGGATCAAATCACAACGATATTCCAGTGTATGGCAAGTCATGAAAGGACGGAAGAGCCAAACCAGAAAGAAAGAGTAACTACCGCTCCCAATGTTACTGATTTAAGATATGAACTGATGGCTGAACGCCTTGGAAACCTGATTTAAGATTGGGAAACTGTGCACAATCAGCAGAGAGCACTCAGCCTTCTACCTTAACCCCTTGTGCTTGGCTATCTACCTCTCCAGGACTGGATAATTGACCATCAAAGCAATATTACCCCTGTAGCTCAGGTGTCCAAGCTCATCTGTTACTGTCAGGTAAGTTGATAACAATCATCAAAGACATTGCTAGAATCTATGGTTACCCTCACCCAAAATCCTGCGCCACCAGTCATCTACCCCAGTTGCGACGGAGAACCCTTGGCAGAAACCTCAGTTCACCTAGATGCCATCATTGCCATCGTCACAGCCTTGCGCCATTACCTAGGTGACCAAGCCCTTGTGCTTAGCAATCAGTTTTTATACTACGCCCAAGGCTTTCCTCGCTTGCGAGTAGCACCAGACGGCATGGTGATTTTTGGAGTCAGCCCCGGTGGACGTGACAACTACAAACTCTGGGAAGAAGGGCAAGTACCTGCCGTTATCTTTGAAGTCACCTCCGCTAGTACCCAAGCTAATGATGATGGTTTCAAAAAGACTCTGTACGAACAACTCGGAGTAGCAGAATACTGGCAGTTTGACCCCAAAGGAGAATGGATTGAGAATCGCCTGCGCGGCTATCGTCTCGTGGGCGAGAGTTATGCAGTTGTTAATGACTATCAGAGTACAGTGTTACAGTTGCGCCTAGAGGTAGAGGGCAACCTGTTGAGTTTCTATCGTCTAGACACGGGGGAGAAGCTGTTGATACCCGATGAGTTATACCAAGCCTTGCAGCAGGAAATGGCTGCACGACGTGAGGCGGAAAAACGGGCAGAGCAACTTGAAGCTGTTTTAGCTCAGTATCGCGATCGCTTTGGCGAGTTGCCTAATTAAACTAGGCACATTAAACCATGCACTTTAAGCAATGCACTTAGCGCAAATTGAACAACAGGTAATGCCTATGCTTGGAGACTAGGCTATGCATAGAGGTCAAGGGGGCAACACCCCCTCGTAAGCAAGCCCGCTTACACCAATTCTCCATGCTGTGGCTACAGATAACTTGTCGTAAAGACTGAAGTCTTTACTACGAACTGATTAGTTATGTGGCTAATTTTTGGAGAATGGTATTACACCGCCCTATGCAACATCCATAGCTTGAATTTAGAGAATTGATGTGACTGGTTACCGCGTGTAGTCAGCATGGCGAAAATTTACCTGCGGCTTGGTGGGCAAGGCGAATGGGTTCTGGTAGACGGTAGCGTGTGGTGCAGCGGAGAGTTAGCTCAATGGCTGTGGGTAAATCGGCCAAATGCCCAACGGAAATAAACACGGGTTTGACCTGACTCCGGGTTCTCAGAACTGCCCCGATCGTCTCCCCAGCTTGCACCAACTCACTCATGCTTCCTCTATCTGGTGCTGGCTCTGCAAATGTCCCCACAAAGGGTGTTTTGCCACAGCCGATCGTAGGCTTTTGTAGCCATAACCCCAGATGACAAGCAATCCCAAACCGTCGTGGATGAATTCGACCCATGCCGTCCACTAGCAACACATCTGGTTCATGGCGCAGTTGCTGCAAGGCTGCCAATAGCACGGGCAACTCTCGAAAGCTCAACAAGCCTGGAATATAGGGAAAGGGTGTGATCATCTGGTGGCAGCAGGTTTCTACCAGCGTCAGGTCTGGAAAAGTAAGCACTACAACAGCCCCATGGGATTGATTACCCTTCACACTCACATCCACTCCAGCAACTAAGCGCACGTCATCTAGCAGCAAGGGACGATCATCCACGACCTGTTGAGCAAGCTGTCGCTGGAGCGAGATCGCCTGATGTGGGGGTAAATTCCAGTCATGCTGAGGATAAATATTCACAGTGCTCTTAGCATTAACCGACAAGCAAATCTTCTTCTGGACGGCGTACAGTGCTAGGAGAAGCATCTCCATAGAAAGCAGCCATCAGTAATAACACCCCTACTCTGCCGATATACATCGTAGCAATTAATACTAAATCTGCAACTTTACTAAGCTGGGCAGTAATGCCCATCGACAAGCCAACCGTAGCAAAGGCAGAGACCGATTCAAACAAAATTTTAATGAAGTCGATCGTCGGATCCGTCAGAGAAATCAGCGTGCTAGCACAAATCACTGTAATTAGCGATCCTACAAATACACCAACAGCTTTCAGAACCAAGGCTGTAGGAATTTGCCGTTGAAACATGTGTACATACTCACTACCCTGAAGGGCAGCTCTCGTTGCAGCAAGCAGTACACGTACAGTTGTGGTTTTAATGCCCCCTCCCGTGCTACCAGGACTAGCGCCAATAAACATTAAGGCAATCGTAATACACAGGGCTGCTGTTGTCATTTTGCCATTATCGATGGTATTAAACCCAGCAGTGCGGGTCGTAACCGACTGGAACCACGCTGCCAATAGCTTACCTCCACTCCCCAGGGGTTTCAGGGTATCGGGGTTGTGAAATTCTGTGACTAAGAAGGCGATCGTGCCCACAATAAGCAACACAGCAGTCGTAGCAGTAGCAATCTTAAAGTTGAGGGATAAAATGATGCAGCGCTGGGATTGTTGCAGGCGATCGCGCACTAGCAAAAAAGCCTCCATAATGACCTGATAACCAATTCCTCCCAAGATAATCAAGCCAGAAATGGTCAAGCTCACTAGCGGTGATTGTACGTAGGTCATCAAACTGTTAGGAAACAAGCTAAACCCAGCATTGTTAAAGGCACTAATACTGTGAAATAAGGCTAGCCAAAGGGCTGTCCTAGGGGAATTGGTCTGCTTGAAGGCCAGAAATAACAAGAATGTACCCGTTAGCTCAATGATTAGGGTCACTGCGATGATCGAGGTAACTATCTGCTTACTGCCCCCCAAGCCAGGTGTATCTAGGGCCTGCTGAATAGCAAGTTTGTCCCGTAGGCGAAACCGTTTGCCAATGAGAATCAACAAGAAGGTGGTCATAGTCATGTAACCCAAGCCCCCTACTTGAAACTCCATCATCAGCACAAATTGCCCGATCGGGGTGTAATAT
This genomic interval carries:
- a CDS encoding Uma2 family endonuclease, whose protein sequence is MVTLTQNPAPPVIYPSCDGEPLAETSVHLDAIIAIVTALRHYLGDQALVLSNQFLYYAQGFPRLRVAPDGMVIFGVSPGGRDNYKLWEEGQVPAVIFEVTSASTQANDDGFKKTLYEQLGVAEYWQFDPKGEWIENRLRGYRLVGESYAVVNDYQSTVLQLRLEVEGNLLSFYRLDTGEKLLIPDELYQALQQEMAARREAEKRAEQLEAVLAQYRDRFGELPN
- the nfi gene encoding deoxyribonuclease V (cleaves DNA at apurinic or apyrimidinic sites); this translates as MNIYPQHDWNLPPHQAISLQRQLAQQVVDDRPLLLDDVRLVAGVDVSVKGNQSHGAVVVLTFPDLTLVETCCHQMITPFPYIPGLLSFRELPVLLAALQQLRHEPDVLLVDGMGRIHPRRFGIACHLGLWLQKPTIGCGKTPFVGTFAEPAPDRGSMSELVQAGETIGAVLRTRSQVKPVFISVGHLADLPTAIELTLRCTTRYRLPEPIRLAHQAAGKFSPC
- the dnaG gene encoding DNA primase, which produces MRLHPDTIAEVKQRVDIYDVVSEHVVLRKQGKDFVGLCPFHDDKSPSFSVSPSKQFYYCFSCGAGGNAIKFLMELGQQSFTDVVLALANRYQVPVKTLEVADREELQRQLSVQEQLYEILALAADFYAHALRQSTGQKALAYLLDKRSLTEETIQQFQLGYAPPGWSTLWGYLVEHKHKPAELVERAGLVVPRKTGDGYYDRFRDRLMIPIHDLQGRVIGFGGRALGDEQPKYLNSPETELFDKSKTLFGLDKARAMIAKRDQAIVVEGYFDVIALHAAGITNAVASLGTALNAGQVKQLLRYTESKQIVLNFDADKAGTTATERAISEVEHLVYQGQVQLRVLNLPNGKDPDEFLRQHTPEDYQQLLQEAPLWLDWQIQQVLLGRDLRQADQFQQAVGAIVKLLGNLTNASQRTYYIHRCAELLSQGEAHLALQLEADLRTQVRGQRWHGQGQKWERPGTTGLRDAAEAQLLMLYLHCPNHRLRWLDELKRRDLLEPGFGLSHHRFLWQQILASQQQLTGLDVTYYPGSGDIDWTPLLTIDLLDLLQDHYTNFPEEMAQLTHLLHPSETDVLVLSRPEQNLITAAASLERIACEKRCRHLLNVWREQGIKSVRDCLEQLLNQANTSESSGAIVPSSEDIEQLYHHLNADALKFQALYYDEVRYLQTLDRERQLSSTTYR
- a CDS encoding ATPase, with translation YYTPIGQFVLMMEFQVGGLGYMTMTTFLLILIGKRFRLRDKLAIQQALDTPGLGGSKQIVTSIIAVTLIIELTGTFLLFLAFKQTNSPRTALWLALFHSISAFNNAGFSLFPNSLMTYVQSPLVSLTISGLIILGGIGYQVIMEAFLLVRDRLQQSQRCIILSLNFKIATATTAVLLIVGTIAFLVTEFHNPDTLKPLGSGGKLLAAWFQSVTTRTAGFNTIDNGKMTTAALCITIALMFIGASPGSTGGGIKTTTVRVLLAATRAALQGSEYVHMFQRQIPTALVLKAVGVFVGSLITVICASTLISLTDPTIDFIKILFESVSAFATVGLSMGITAQLSKVADLVLIATMYIGRVGVLLLMAAFYGDASPSTVRRPEEDLLVG